In the Silvanigrella aquatica genome, GTTGCAATAGAAAATTAATGTATATTATCCATTTTTCCAAATTTTTTCGATGAGAGTTTTCTCTTGGCGGCTAAGTTGATCCCATATCAAATAAATGAGATCGGGGCGATTTTTAGCTGTTATTTTAAGTTGTTCTTTTCTTTTATGGCTGGCAATTTTTTTATGATCTCCAGAAAAAAGAATTTCAGGCACTTTCATATTATTGAAAATTTCAGGGTGTGTGTAAGGTGGGGCTTCCAAGAGTCCATCTTCAAAACTATCTTGAGCTGAGCTTTCAGTGTTACCTAAGACTCCGGGGACAAAGCGCGAAACGCTGTCTATAAGGCACATTGCAGGAAGTTCGCCTCCTGAAAGTACAAAATCCCCAATGCTGATATGCATGTGAGCATATTTTTGGGTGAAGCGGTGATCAAATCCCGCATAGCGACCGCATAACAAAATAATATGTTTTTTTTGTGCTAGTTCTTTCGCATGAGTAGATTGAAAGACTTTTCCAGCGGGGGATAAATTCACCACAAAGCTGTTTTCTTGAAGAACAGATTGCAATGCTTTTTCGGCGATATCGGGGCGTAACACCATGCCATCACCGCCACCAATAGGATGATTGTCCACATTTTTGCGAGGGTTATCGGCGAATTCTCTAAGAAATACCGTATCAAGTTGAATGATATTATTTTTTAGAGCGCGGGCAATGACACCTTCGCTTTTGATGGTGTTAAACATTTCGGGGAAGAGAGTTAAAGCCGTAAAACGGAGATGAGAGTTCACTTGCTATCATCCTCAAAGAACTCAGGAACATAAATAATATCAATGCGCTCTTCATTTTCATTTATCTGTTTTATGAAAAAATCAATAAAAGGAAATAAAAATATCTTGTTAGAATTAGGAACAGAAATTTCTAAATTATCTTGAGCGCCATAAGAACTGACACCCTGAATGGTACCAATAAAACCTTTGTCCTCAGAATAAACTTTATATCCTACGAGATTTCCCACCAAATATTCATCTTCATTAAGTGGGATTTGATCTTTGTGAACATAAATTTTATTGTTGTATAAGGGTTCAATATGATTGCGGTTCTCAAAGCCATCTAAAACAATTGCCAAGGCATTGCCACTTAAGTAGGTTTTGAGAACTTTTTTTTCAATAAAACCTTCGGGGGTTTCAATAAGGAGACTCTTGTAGCCATCCCATTCTGTTCTTTTGTCTTCTGTCTTCAAAAAAAATGCGCCCTTCAAACCGTGAGGGCGACCAACTTGGGCAAACTGTATATAGCCACAGTTTCGCAGCTTTTTTTCTTCATCTCGATCAAATTTTTTAGTCATGCTTCTGGGTCTTTTAAAAATGCGCTAAGTGCTGATTCCATATCAGGCTGTGTTATGTATCCCAGTTCTACAAAGATTTGTCCAATAGGTCTCATGTTTTTTTGCTGAATTTCGAGGAGATGGGTCACATCTTCACTGGTGAGCATTTGAAGTGAAACCGCAATTTCTCCGAAGGGTTTGTTCAATTCTGATTGTTTATTCAGTATGATAAAGATTTGCTCTACAGTGAGTTTCCCCTCATTTAAGGCAATACGGCCAATGGGGAGCCAGGTCTGCTTTTGAATATCTAATGCCGTCATCACTTGACCTGGTGTGACATATCCCTTTTTTACAAGATAGGATCCAAACAACTGCATAAGAACCTCTCAAACGCCTTTGCGGTTTCAAATTTCGGCAAAATATTCTTCGGAATTATGTCGACATAATTATAAAGAAGATTAGTCTTTAGGAAGGAATTGTGTCAAATGCTCTCACCCTATATAAAACTTAATGATAACTGTGTCTTATGTGCGAAGCTGAGGAACGCTCAAAACGATCCCGACTTCCTTTTTGATGGAGGGCACAATGTTCTTGTTTTTAAAAGCCCTTTTGCAGAGAAGTGGCCCGGTGCTTTAATGCCCATTTTTAAACGGCATATTTATGAACACTCGGACATTAGAAATTCAGACTTGCCCGATACGTTGCACACTTTAGTCTGTCTGGAAAAAGCAATACGTAAAGTAACGGATTGTAAAAGAATAAATTTGGTAAAATTTGCTAACGTAGCGCATCACTTGCACTGGCATATTATCCCAAGGTATCCTAACGAAAATTATTCAAAAAAATGTTCTTGGGAATTAAATGATTATTCTAAAAAACAACTTTACAGTTGGGTTGAGGGAAGTTTTTTTGAGCCTAATAATCCTATTTATCAAAATATTGTTCAAGAATCACTGTTTGAAATTAAAAACAGAGGATCATCTTATTTTGGTTGCGCTTTATTTTTAAGACCCAGCGATGAAAAATTAAGAAAGGAATACTTTCAACTAAATATTGATATTATTTTAAAAATGGCAAGAGAAAACCCAAAAGATTGGGAATGTCTTTTAATGAAAAGAAATTATTTTGATTATGCTTGGGATTTCATTGGTGGAAATTGTGAAATTAATGAATTTCCAGAGCAGGCTATGATCCGAGAAGTATCGGAAGAAGTTGGTTGGAAAATTTTAAAATACAAAGAAGTAACAAGGCAGTGGCGCATGGGCTCTATAAAAGGAATTGTTTACTTTGCTATCCCTGAAGAACCCCAATTTATGGAGAATGATCCTCCACGCATTCATTGTGAAGAAGTAAATACTGTAAAATATTTTAATTTGGTTGAAATATTAAACGATTTATCTTTGCCAGATAGTGTTCGGGGGCGTATCTCTGCATTTTTAAATGAAAAAAGTGATTTTACAAGTGCTGATGGTTAAAGAAATTTTCTTTTAGCGCAACAATATGTTGCATGAATTTTTTATAAGAAATTTTCTTCTACCGCAACGATATGTTGCATACTATTATCTTCAATTATTTTCTTATAATGTTAGTTATTTCCATAATATGTTTTCTACTAAGGAGCGTGTTATGGAAGAAATTTTTACCGCTTTAATGTTAGCTCGGCTACAATTTGCATTAACTATAATGTTTCATTATCTTTTTCCACCCTTGTCTATTGGTTTAGGACTTATACTAGTCATAACAGAAGGAGTTTATTTAAAAACGAAAAATCCTCTTTACGAAAAGATAACGAAATTTTGGGTTAAAATATTTGCGGCAAACTTTGCTATGGGCGTTGCTTCGGGCATTGTGATGGAGTTTCAATTTGGTACAAATTGGGCGACTTATTCCCGATTTGTCGGGGATATTTTTGGATCTGCTTTAGCTGCAGAAGGCATTTTCGCTTTTTTTCTGGAATCGGGTTTTCTTGCCATTCTTGTGTTTGGTTGGGATCGCGTTTCACCAAAAATGCATTTTTTTTCAACCTTAATGGTTTGTTTGGGTTCTATGTTTTCTGCCGTTTGGATCATTATTGCCAACGCCTGGATGCAAACCCCAGCAGGTTATCACATTGTGGGCGAAGGAATGCATGCAAAAGCTGTTATCGATGATTTTTGGGTGATGGTCTTTAATCCATCCAGTATGCGTATGCTTTTTCATGCCATAATTGGCTGTTGGTTGATGGGTGCTTTTTTTATCATGAGCATCAGTGCTTGGTATGTTTTAAAGAAAAAGCATTTAGATGTGGCCAAAAAATCTTTTGTGATCGGACTTATTCTTGCTTTTATTTCCTCATTGGCGGCAGCAGGTTCTGGGCATTTTCTAGCAGAAAAAGTTGCAGAAACGCAGCCAGCAAAATTAGCTGCTATGGAAGGTCATTACATAACGGGAACAGAAGGAGCTCCTCTTTATTTGTTTGGAATTCCAAATTCAGAAAGACAAACGGTAGAATATGGAATTAAAATTCCGGGTGGATTGAGTTTTTTATTGTATGGTGATTTTAAAAAAACAATTGCAGGTCTAGATCAATTTAAACCTGAGGATCGTCCTCCTGTTGGTATTACATTTCAAATGTACCATTTGATGATATCATTAGGAACATACATGCTCTTATTAACTTCAATTTCGTTAATACTTTTAAAAAGAAATAAACTATTTGAATCAAAATTCATGATGAAAATTTATTGTATTTCTGTGTTAGCTCCTGTGCTAGCAAATCAAGCGGGTTGGATAGCGACAGAAACAGGAAGACAACCTTGGATTGTTTATGGTTTGATGAGAACTCCGGATGGTCTTTCAAAATCTGTAAAAGCAAATGAAATTCTCACATCAATTATAATGTTTACCTTAATTTATATATTACTTTTTCTTGTTTGGATATTTGTTATTCATAATAAAGTTAAACATGGTCCAGATGAATCTCTTCATGAAAAATGAAAAAGATTGTTATTTAAGAAAAAGTTTAGGAGAATTAAAGTGGATTTAAATATTTTTTGGTTTGTTACTTTAGGTGTTTTGTTGGCGGGTTATGCCGTCCTTGATGGTTTTGATCTTGGGGTAGGCATTTTGCATCCCTTGGCTAAAAATGATTATGAGCGCAGAATATTTTTGAATTCCATTGGGCCTTTTTGGGATGGTAATGAGGTGTGGCTTGTTACGTTTGGAGGCGCTTTATTTGCCGCCTTTCCCGATGCCTATGCTACTGCTTTTTCAGGTTTTTACTTGCCTTTTATGTTACTCTTATGTGCGCTTATATTTAGAGCTGTTTCTATTGAATTTAGAAGTAAACACGAAGCAAAAATATGGCGTAAATTTTGGGATTGGAGTTTTTGCGGAGCGAGTATACTCGCGACTTTTTTATTTGGAGTTGCTGTTGGAAATTGTTTAAATGGTATACTTGTAGGATCTGATAAAGAATATGCTGGAAATGTTTTTAATTTATTAAATTTTTATTCCGCTGTAATTGGTATTTTAGCCGTCACCACTTTTGCCATGCATGGTTCCATCTATTTATATTTAAAAGTGGAAGGTGATTTAAAACAAAGAGTTCATCGTTGGATATGGCATACCTTTGGTTGTTTTTTAGTGTGTTATATTTTTGCAACAATATATACTTTAGTTTCAGTACCAAGGGCTATTCATAATTTTGAACATCATCCGTGGCTTTGGGGAATTGTTATTATAAATGTTTTTGCCATTGGAAAT is a window encoding:
- a CDS encoding cytochrome ubiquinol oxidase subunit I; protein product: MEEIFTALMLARLQFALTIMFHYLFPPLSIGLGLILVITEGVYLKTKNPLYEKITKFWVKIFAANFAMGVASGIVMEFQFGTNWATYSRFVGDIFGSALAAEGIFAFFLESGFLAILVFGWDRVSPKMHFFSTLMVCLGSMFSAVWIIIANAWMQTPAGYHIVGEGMHAKAVIDDFWVMVFNPSSMRMLFHAIIGCWLMGAFFIMSISAWYVLKKKHLDVAKKSFVIGLILAFISSLAAAGSGHFLAEKVAETQPAKLAAMEGHYITGTEGAPLYLFGIPNSERQTVEYGIKIPGGLSFLLYGDFKKTIAGLDQFKPEDRPPVGITFQMYHLMISLGTYMLLLTSISLILLKRNKLFESKFMMKIYCISVLAPVLANQAGWIATETGRQPWIVYGLMRTPDGLSKSVKANEILTSIIMFTLIYILLFLVWIFVIHNKVKHGPDESLHEK
- the cydB gene encoding cytochrome d ubiquinol oxidase subunit II, whose product is MDLNIFWFVTLGVLLAGYAVLDGFDLGVGILHPLAKNDYERRIFLNSIGPFWDGNEVWLVTFGGALFAAFPDAYATAFSGFYLPFMLLLCALIFRAVSIEFRSKHEAKIWRKFWDWSFCGASILATFLFGVAVGNCLNGILVGSDKEYAGNVFNLLNFYSAVIGILAVTTFAMHGSIYLYLKVEGDLKQRVHRWIWHTFGCFLVCYIFATIYTLVSVPRAIHNFEHHPWLWGIVIINVFAIGNIPRAVFLQRPGYAFLSSSLTLIAFTALFGAALFPNLITSSLSPEFSLTIYNASSSEKTLGIMQIIAFCGMPFVISYTAIIYWVFRGKVKLGKFSY
- a CDS encoding NUDIX domain-containing protein, coding for MLSPYIKLNDNCVLCAKLRNAQNDPDFLFDGGHNVLVFKSPFAEKWPGALMPIFKRHIYEHSDIRNSDLPDTLHTLVCLEKAIRKVTDCKRINLVKFANVAHHLHWHIIPRYPNENYSKKCSWELNDYSKKQLYSWVEGSFFEPNNPIYQNIVQESLFEIKNRGSSYFGCALFLRPSDEKLRKEYFQLNIDIILKMARENPKDWECLLMKRNYFDYAWDFIGGNCEINEFPEQAMIREVSEEVGWKILKYKEVTRQWRMGSIKGIVYFAIPEEPQFMENDPPRIHCEEVNTVKYFNLVEILNDLSLPDSVRGRISAFLNEKSDFTSADG
- the rimM gene encoding ribosome maturation factor RimM (Essential for efficient processing of 16S rRNA); amino-acid sequence: MTKKFDRDEEKKLRNCGYIQFAQVGRPHGLKGAFFLKTEDKRTEWDGYKSLLIETPEGFIEKKVLKTYLSGNALAIVLDGFENRNHIEPLYNNKIYVHKDQIPLNEDEYLVGNLVGYKVYSEDKGFIGTIQGVSSYGAQDNLEISVPNSNKIFLFPFIDFFIKQINENEERIDIIYVPEFFEDDSK
- the trmD gene encoding tRNA (guanosine(37)-N1)-methyltransferase TrmD encodes the protein MNSHLRFTALTLFPEMFNTIKSEGVIARALKNNIIQLDTVFLREFADNPRKNVDNHPIGGGDGMVLRPDIAEKALQSVLQENSFVVNLSPAGKVFQSTHAKELAQKKHIILLCGRYAGFDHRFTQKYAHMHISIGDFVLSGGELPAMCLIDSVSRFVPGVLGNTESSAQDSFEDGLLEAPPYTHPEIFNNMKVPEILFSGDHKKIASHKRKEQLKITAKNRPDLIYLIWDQLSRQEKTLIEKIWKNG